A window of Polaribacter litorisediminis contains these coding sequences:
- a CDS encoding DUF6341 family protein — MIASNIFEWIGSLFTDVLFMPFTWIRLEIASADAGWWISNIPNFGFLCILIVLFVYWMKESKKFLTEGTEDRA; from the coding sequence ATGATAGCAAGCAATATTTTCGAGTGGATTGGTAGTTTATTTACTGATGTTTTATTTATGCCTTTTACCTGGATTCGTTTAGAAATCGCTAGTGCAGATGCAGGTTGGTGGATTTCTAACATACCAAACTTTGGTTTTCTATGTATATTAATTGTTCTTTTTGTGTATTGGATGAAGGAGTCTAAAAAATTCTTAACAGAAGGAACAGAAGACAGAGCTTAA
- the hppD gene encoding 4-hydroxyphenylpyruvate dioxygenase — MSKEIKSVNYGLEKIFEGAQDFLPLLGTDYVEFYVGNAKQSAHFYKTAFGFQSHAYRGLETGSKDSVSYVLTQDKIKIILTTPLTSKSPINDHIVKHGDGVKVIALWVEDARLAYAETIKRGAKSYMEPTVESDENGEVVRAGIYTYGETVHMFVERKNYKGTFLPGFKKWESDYNPPTSGLKYIDHMVGNVGWNQMNSWVKFYEDVMGFVNFLSFDDKQIHTEYSALMSKVMSNGNGRIKFPINEPAEGKKRSQIEEYLDFYEGAGVQHIAVATDDIIKTVSQLKANGIEFLSTPPDEYYRSVPGRLEEHSHELKEDIEKLKGLGIMIDADEEGYLLQIFTKPVEDRPTLFFEVIQRMGARGFGAGNFKALFESIEREQAKRGTL, encoded by the coding sequence ATGTCAAAAGAAATAAAATCAGTCAATTACGGACTCGAAAAAATATTCGAAGGAGCACAAGATTTCCTTCCATTGTTAGGGACGGATTATGTAGAATTTTATGTGGGCAATGCAAAACAGTCTGCCCATTTTTATAAAACTGCATTTGGTTTTCAATCGCACGCATATCGCGGATTAGAAACAGGTTCGAAAGACAGCGTAAGTTATGTGTTAACACAAGACAAAATAAAAATTATTTTAACAACGCCATTAACGAGTAAATCGCCCATAAATGATCATATTGTAAAACATGGCGATGGTGTTAAAGTCATAGCACTTTGGGTGGAAGATGCACGATTAGCCTATGCAGAAACGATAAAGCGGGGTGCAAAATCTTACATGGAACCGACAGTAGAATCCGATGAAAACGGCGAAGTTGTAAGAGCCGGAATCTATACCTACGGAGAAACTGTGCATATGTTTGTAGAACGTAAAAATTATAAGGGAACTTTTTTGCCAGGCTTTAAAAAATGGGAATCAGATTATAATCCGCCAACTTCAGGTTTAAAATATATAGATCACATGGTGGGTAATGTAGGTTGGAACCAAATGAATTCATGGGTAAAATTCTATGAAGATGTTATGGGCTTTGTGAACTTTTTATCTTTTGATGACAAGCAGATTCATACAGAATATTCTGCTTTGATGAGTAAAGTTATGTCTAACGGAAACGGGCGAATCAAATTTCCAATAAACGAACCCGCAGAAGGAAAGAAACGTTCTCAAATAGAAGAATATTTAGATTTTTATGAAGGAGCTGGAGTGCAACACATTGCAGTTGCTACAGACGATATTATCAAAACAGTATCACAATTAAAAGCAAACGGAATAGAATTTTTATCGACACCTCCCGATGAATATTACAGATCAGTTCCCGGGAGATTAGAAGAGCATAGCCATGAATTAAAAGAAGATATAGAAAAACTAAAAGGTTTAGGCATTATGATTGATGCCGATGAAGAAGGGTATTTGTTACAAATTTTCACAAAGCCCGTAGAAGATAGACCCACCTTATTTTTTGAAGTGATTCAAAGAATGGGGGCAAGAGGTTTTGGTGCAGGAAATTTTAAAGCGTTGTTTGAGTCTATTGAAAGAGAGCAAGCAAAAAGAGGAACACTTTAA
- a CDS encoding NAD(P)/FAD-dependent oxidoreductase: MITTDILIIGAGPTGLFTVFEAGLLKLRCHLIDALPQAGGQCSEIYPKKPIYDIPAYPEILAGDLTEKLLEQCKQFEPGFTLGERAETIEKQEDESFIVTTNKGTKHQAKIVAIAGGLGSFEPRKPPIPRITDFEDKGVEYIIRDPEFYRDKKVVISGGGDSALDWSIFLADVAASVTLIHRRNEFRGALDSVDKVQELKDAGKITLITPAEVKGILGTDKVEGVTVIQKGEESFTIETDHFIPLFGLSPKLGPIGNWGLEIEKNAIKVNNALDYQTNIPGIYAIGDVNTYPGKLKLILCGFHEATLMCQSAYQRIYPNKKYVMKYTTVGGVDGFDGTRKEAPKAVIKKIE; encoded by the coding sequence ATGATTACAACAGATATTTTAATTATAGGAGCCGGACCCACAGGATTATTTACCGTTTTTGAAGCAGGATTATTAAAATTACGTTGTCATTTAATAGACGCCTTGCCGCAAGCTGGCGGACAATGTTCAGAAATTTATCCAAAGAAACCTATTTATGATATTCCGGCATATCCAGAAATTTTAGCAGGAGATTTAACCGAGAAATTATTAGAACAATGCAAGCAGTTTGAACCTGGATTTACACTAGGAGAGCGGGCAGAAACCATAGAAAAGCAAGAGGATGAATCTTTTATTGTGACTACAAATAAAGGCACAAAACATCAAGCAAAAATAGTTGCCATTGCAGGCGGTTTAGGTTCTTTTGAGCCAAGAAAGCCACCAATACCAAGAATCACAGATTTTGAGGATAAAGGCGTGGAGTACATCATCCGTGATCCCGAATTTTACCGAGATAAAAAGGTGGTAATTTCTGGTGGTGGAGACTCAGCTTTAGATTGGTCTATATTTTTAGCAGACGTGGCAGCATCTGTTACCTTAATTCATAGAAGAAATGAGTTTAGAGGTGCTTTAGATTCTGTAGATAAAGTTCAGGAATTAAAAGATGCAGGCAAAATTACCTTGATAACTCCTGCCGAAGTAAAAGGTATTCTTGGAACTGATAAAGTAGAAGGTGTTACTGTTATTCAAAAAGGAGAAGAATCTTTTACGATTGAAACCGATCATTTTATTCCACTTTTTGGCTTATCACCTAAATTAGGCCCTATTGGAAATTGGGGATTAGAAATAGAGAAAAATGCTATTAAAGTAAATAATGCGTTAGATTACCAAACCAATATTCCAGGAATATATGCTATTGGAGATGTAAATACGTATCCAGGAAAGTTAAAACTAATTCTTTGCGGTTTTCACGAAGCCACATTAATGTGTCAAAGCGCGTATCAACGTATTTATCCAAATAAAAAATATGTGATGAAATATACAACTGTTGGTGGCGTAGATGGTTTTGACGGAACGAGAAAAGAAGCGCCAAAAGCAGTGATTAAAAAGATAGAGTAA
- a CDS encoding NifU family protein: MTAQETLDNVEKALEEIRPFLMSDGGNIKLLSIEDFVVKVQLEGACTGCSVNQMTLKNGVEATIKKYAPQIEEVINVA, encoded by the coding sequence ATGACAGCACAAGAAACTTTAGACAATGTAGAAAAAGCATTGGAAGAAATCCGTCCTTTTTTGATGAGCGATGGGGGTAATATTAAATTACTCTCTATAGAAGATTTTGTTGTAAAAGTGCAGTTAGAAGGTGCTTGTACAGGTTGTTCTGTAAATCAAATGACATTAAAAAACGGCGTAGAAGCAACCATTAAAAAGTACGCTCCACAAATAGAAGAAGTAATTAATGTTGCTTAA
- the trmB gene encoding tRNA (guanosine(46)-N7)-methyltransferase TrmB, which produces MGSKNKLKRFKENETFKNVIQPTREEVVTNFSLKGEWHHFFKNDNPIVVELGCGKGEYTIALARKNPDKNYIGIDIKGARFWRGAKTALEENLDNVAFVRTQIELVDGIFAKNEVSEIWITFPDPQIKYQRTKHRMTNPSFLTKYHHVLKQDGIINLKTDSEFMHGYTLGLLQGAGHEILYANHNVYHNEGAPKEVTETQTFYENQYLEVDKWITYIQFRLKYA; this is translated from the coding sequence TTGGGAAGTAAAAATAAACTGAAGCGTTTCAAAGAAAATGAAACGTTTAAAAATGTCATTCAACCTACAAGGGAAGAAGTGGTTACCAACTTTTCTTTAAAAGGGGAGTGGCATCACTTTTTTAAAAACGATAACCCTATTGTTGTGGAGTTGGGATGTGGTAAAGGTGAATATACCATTGCCTTAGCAAGAAAAAATCCAGATAAAAATTATATTGGTATCGATATCAAAGGTGCACGTTTTTGGAGAGGTGCAAAAACTGCCCTAGAAGAAAATCTCGACAATGTAGCTTTTGTAAGAACTCAAATTGAGTTGGTCGATGGTATCTTTGCTAAAAATGAAGTTTCAGAAATTTGGATTACTTTTCCAGATCCTCAAATAAAATACCAGCGAACAAAACATAGAATGACCAATCCTAGTTTTTTAACGAAGTATCATCATGTTTTAAAACAAGACGGTATTATTAATTTGAAAACAGATTCAGAGTTTATGCATGGATATACTTTGGGGCTGTTGCAGGGAGCAGGGCATGAAATTTTATACGCAAATCATAATGTATATCATAATGAAGGGGCACCTAAGGAAGTTACAGAAACGCAAACTTTTTATGAAAATCAGTATTTAGAGGTTGATAAATGGATTACTTATATTCAGTTTAGATTAAAATACGCTTAA
- a CDS encoding Mrp/NBP35 family ATP-binding protein: protein MSFNKQDIYKVLDTITAPGEGKSLIENKNVTNVVTFGNEVIVDVTISNPTLQAKKKMESEITKVIQTKIDKKIEVKINLKVEKPVAKQDPNLIRGKEIPNIKNIIAIASGKGGVGKSTITANTAISLAKMGFSVGVLDADVYGPSQHIMFDVEKAKPLSVNVDGRSKMKPVENYGVKLLSLGFFTDPNQAVIWRGPMASKALKQLIFDADWGTLDFLLIDLPPGTGDVHLSIVQALPINGAVVVSTPQNIALADAKKGVAMFQQDSIKVPVLGIIENMAYFTPEELPDNKYYIFGKDGAKNLAEDIKTKFLGEIPLVQSIRESGDVGHPVALQEGTVLEASFNEITKEMLSQLLKRNENLPPTEVVRITTMSGCSAVKKK, encoded by the coding sequence ATGAGTTTTAATAAACAAGATATATACAAAGTATTAGATACGATTACTGCTCCAGGAGAAGGGAAAAGTTTAATAGAAAACAAGAACGTTACGAACGTAGTTACTTTTGGAAATGAGGTAATTGTAGATGTAACGATTAGCAATCCTACATTACAAGCAAAAAAGAAGATGGAGTCTGAAATTACGAAAGTAATTCAAACGAAAATCGACAAAAAAATTGAAGTAAAAATTAATTTAAAAGTCGAAAAGCCAGTAGCAAAACAAGATCCGAACTTAATAAGAGGAAAAGAGATTCCGAATATAAAAAATATTATTGCAATCGCCTCAGGTAAAGGAGGAGTTGGAAAGTCTACCATTACTGCAAATACAGCAATTTCATTGGCAAAAATGGGTTTTAGCGTGGGTGTTTTAGATGCCGATGTATACGGACCTTCGCAACATATTATGTTCGATGTTGAAAAAGCAAAACCACTTTCAGTAAATGTAGATGGGCGTTCTAAAATGAAGCCTGTAGAAAATTACGGCGTTAAATTATTGTCTTTAGGGTTTTTTACAGATCCAAATCAGGCTGTAATTTGGCGAGGACCAATGGCTTCTAAAGCATTAAAGCAATTAATTTTTGATGCAGATTGGGGTACTTTAGATTTTCTGTTGATAGATTTGCCTCCAGGAACAGGAGATGTGCATTTATCTATTGTACAAGCGTTGCCTATTAATGGCGCCGTTGTGGTTAGTACACCACAAAATATTGCCTTGGCAGATGCAAAAAAAGGAGTTGCAATGTTTCAACAAGACAGTATTAAAGTTCCCGTTTTAGGAATTATAGAAAATATGGCCTATTTTACACCAGAAGAATTACCAGATAATAAATATTATATTTTTGGCAAAGATGGTGCAAAAAATTTAGCAGAAGATATTAAAACTAAGTTTTTAGGAGAAATTCCTTTGGTACAAAGTATTCGCGAATCTGGTGATGTAGGGCACCCTGTTGCCTTGCAAGAAGGTACTGTTTTAGAGGCTTCTTTCAATGAAATTACCAAAGAAATGCTATCCCAATTATTAAAAAGAAATGAAAACTTGCCACCCACGGAAGTGGTGAGAATTACTACAATGAGTGGTTGTAGTGCCGTAAAAAAGAAATAG
- a CDS encoding DMT family transporter, which produces MNTRTLALIAVSIATLIYGINYTIAKEVMPLYVKPFGFILIRVFGATAIFWLVSLFIKPEKIDKADFKKIFIAAIFGIALNMLAFFKGLSLTTPISASVMMVMSPIMVLIFSSILIRKAIGKQRILGVFIGLIGAILLITYGNTANGTHANNNFGNLLVFINAASYGLYLVLAKDLSKKYHPITFIKWFYLFGLILVIPFGYQEITAVIWQQIPTKIYWNIGFVVIFTTCITYLFNLYGLSKLKPTTVSVFIYLQPVIATIYALIVGSDTLNLMKVSATIFIFLGVYLVTKQVEKAPKTIKTSSF; this is translated from the coding sequence ATGAATACAAGAACATTGGCGCTCATTGCCGTTTCTATAGCCACACTAATTTATGGCATAAATTACACCATTGCCAAAGAAGTAATGCCTTTGTATGTAAAACCTTTTGGATTTATTTTAATAAGAGTTTTTGGCGCGACTGCTATTTTTTGGTTGGTTAGTTTATTTATAAAGCCCGAAAAAATAGACAAAGCAGATTTTAAGAAAATCTTTATCGCTGCAATTTTTGGTATTGCTTTAAACATGCTCGCCTTTTTTAAAGGCTTGAGTTTAACAACGCCCATAAGCGCCTCTGTAATGATGGTAATGTCGCCAATTATGGTGCTAATTTTTTCTAGTATTTTAATTAGAAAAGCCATTGGTAAGCAAAGAATTTTAGGCGTTTTTATTGGTTTAATCGGTGCTATTTTATTAATTACTTATGGCAACACTGCCAATGGAACACACGCCAATAATAATTTCGGAAACTTATTAGTGTTTATAAATGCGGCTTCTTATGGTTTGTATTTAGTATTGGCCAAAGATTTAAGTAAAAAATATCATCCGATAACCTTTATCAAATGGTTTTATTTATTTGGATTAATTTTAGTAATTCCTTTTGGATATCAAGAAATAACAGCAGTTATTTGGCAACAGATCCCCACTAAAATTTATTGGAATATTGGTTTTGTGGTCATTTTTACAACCTGCATCACTTACCTTTTTAATCTCTATGGATTGTCTAAACTAAAGCCAACAACAGTAAGTGTTTTTATATACTTGCAACCTGTAATCGCTACTATTTATGCTTTAATTGTTGGGAGCGATACTTTAAATTTAATGAAAGTTTCGGCTACTATTTTTATCTTTTTGGGCGTATATCTCGTAACCAAACAAGTAGAAAAAGCTCCTAAAACCATCAAGACCTCCTCATTTTAA
- the upp gene encoding uracil phosphoribosyltransferase: MEIHHIGAHNSVLNTFIAEIRDKKIQKDSLRFRRNIERIGEILGYELSKALSYSEVSIASPLGSKKVQLPNNDLVLCSILRAGLPLHQGLLNYFDKAENGFISAYRHHPNNEDEFEIVVEYFAAPEIENKTLLLADPMLASGQSLVAVYEAIKKNGTPKELHIIAVIGAQEGIDFVAKNFPENTHLWIAAIDDKLNDKGYIIPGLGDAGDLAFGPKLSQ; this comes from the coding sequence ATGGAAATACATCATATTGGAGCTCATAATTCAGTTTTAAACACTTTTATTGCCGAAATAAGAGATAAAAAAATTCAAAAAGATTCTTTACGTTTTCGAAGAAATATCGAAAGAATTGGCGAAATATTGGGTTATGAATTAAGTAAAGCGCTTTCTTATTCGGAAGTTTCGATTGCATCACCTTTAGGAAGTAAAAAAGTGCAATTACCTAATAATGATTTGGTTTTATGTTCCATTTTAAGAGCGGGTTTGCCTTTGCACCAAGGGTTATTAAATTATTTTGATAAAGCTGAAAATGGTTTTATTTCTGCATATCGACATCACCCAAATAATGAGGATGAATTTGAAATCGTAGTTGAATATTTTGCGGCTCCTGAGATTGAAAATAAAACGCTTCTATTGGCAGATCCTATGTTGGCAAGCGGTCAAAGTTTAGTGGCTGTTTACGAGGCAATTAAAAAAAACGGAACTCCAAAAGAATTGCATATTATCGCTGTGATAGGCGCGCAAGAAGGAATTGATTTTGTTGCGAAAAATTTTCCAGAAAATACACATTTATGGATTGCCGCAATTGATGATAAATTAAATGATAAAGGATATATTATTCCGGGTTTAGGTGATGCAGGTGATTTAGCTTTTGGTCCAAAATTATCGCAATAA
- a CDS encoding MGMT family protein, with protein sequence MKASDNFFEKVYVVARKIPFGRVTSYGAIATYLGAAKSARMVGWAMNNSHNQVVEVPAHRVVNRKGLLTGKHHFDGATLMQQLLENEGIVVIENQIQDFEKVFWNPMTNLE encoded by the coding sequence ATGAAAGCATCAGATAATTTTTTCGAGAAAGTATATGTCGTTGCACGTAAAATTCCTTTTGGTAGGGTTACGAGTTACGGGGCAATTGCAACCTACTTAGGGGCTGCAAAATCTGCCAGAATGGTGGGTTGGGCAATGAATAATTCTCATAATCAAGTTGTAGAAGTGCCTGCGCATAGAGTGGTAAATAGAAAAGGATTATTGACAGGAAAACATCATTTTGATGGCGCAACTTTAATGCAACAATTATTAGAAAATGAAGGGATTGTTGTTATTGAAAATCAAATTCAAGATTTTGAAAAGGTTTTTTGGAATCCTATGACTAATTTAGAATGA
- a CDS encoding homogentisate 1,2-dioxygenase, translating to MPFYHKLGKIPPKRHTQFRKKDGTLYAEQLFGTIGFDGMSTNSYHEHRPTMVKHIGKQYSVKPKIAKANNIQSYKFIGFQVPPENDYLESRKVVLTNSDCNIILAAPKKSTKTYFYKNTDADEVIFIHKGSGKLRTHLGNIDFKYGDYLVIPRGIIYKLDFDDENNRLFIVESYSPVYTPKRYRNWFGQLLEHSPFCERDLRRPHELETHDELGDFLIKVKKQGDIIEMTYASHPFDVVGYDGYNFPYALSIHDFEPITGRIHQPPPVHQTFETNTFVICSFVPRLYDYHPDSIPAPYNHSNIDSDEVLYYVDGDFMSRNDIDQGHISLHPAGIAHGPHPGATERSIGKTKTEELAVMVDTFKPLQVTEEAMKIADEEYYKSWLESPS from the coding sequence ATGCCTTTCTATCATAAATTAGGGAAAATTCCACCCAAAAGACACACGCAATTCCGCAAAAAAGACGGAACCTTATATGCCGAGCAATTGTTTGGTACTATTGGTTTCGACGGAATGTCTACCAATTCCTACCACGAACACAGACCTACAATGGTCAAGCATATCGGAAAACAATATTCTGTAAAACCAAAAATTGCAAAAGCAAACAACATTCAATCGTATAAATTTATTGGATTTCAAGTTCCGCCAGAAAATGATTATTTAGAAAGCAGAAAAGTTGTTTTAACCAATTCGGATTGCAATATTATTTTAGCAGCCCCAAAAAAATCAACGAAAACCTATTTTTACAAAAACACAGATGCCGATGAAGTTATTTTTATTCATAAAGGATCTGGAAAATTAAGAACACATCTTGGTAATATCGATTTTAAATACGGAGACTATTTAGTAATTCCACGTGGTATTATTTACAAGCTAGATTTCGATGACGAAAACAACAGACTTTTTATCGTTGAATCTTATTCGCCTGTGTATACTCCAAAACGCTACCGGAATTGGTTCGGACAGTTGTTAGAACATTCGCCTTTTTGTGAACGAGATTTAAGAAGACCTCACGAACTAGAAACTCATGATGAGTTGGGCGATTTTTTAATCAAAGTAAAAAAGCAAGGTGACATTATAGAAATGACCTATGCTTCGCATCCTTTTGATGTGGTGGGTTACGATGGATATAATTTCCCCTACGCACTTTCAATTCATGATTTTGAACCCATTACAGGAAGAATTCATCAACCGCCACCAGTGCATCAAACTTTCGAAACCAATACATTTGTAATCTGTAGTTTTGTACCCCGTTTGTATGATTATCATCCAGACTCAATTCCTGCGCCATACAATCATAGCAACATCGATTCTGATGAAGTTTTGTATTATGTAGATGGCGATTTTATGAGTAGAAACGATATCGATCAAGGACATATTTCTTTGCATCCGGCAGGAATTGCTCATGGGCCGCATCCCGGAGCAACAGAACGCAGTATTGGCAAAACAAAAACCGAAGAACTGGCAGTGATGGTAGACACCTTTAAACCACTGCAAGTTACCGAAGAAGCCATGAAAATTGCGGATGAGGAATATTATAAATCTTGGTTGGAAAGCCCATCTTAA
- the gmk gene encoding guanylate kinase: protein MSDFKGKLFVFSAPSGSGKTTIVRHLLKQKRFNLEFSISATSRKPRGDEKNGKDYYFISLKEFKNHIKNDDFLEWEEVYRDNFYGTLKTEVERIWAQKKHVIFDIDVVGGLRIKKKFPNETLSVFVKPPSVDELKIRLKKRKTESDEKINMRIAKASIELATAPQFDKIIKNYDLDVALKEAEVLVSNFLGLKENKE from the coding sequence ATGAGTGATTTTAAAGGAAAATTATTTGTGTTTTCAGCACCTTCAGGTTCTGGTAAAACTACCATTGTTCGCCATTTATTAAAACAAAAAAGATTTAATTTAGAATTCTCAATATCAGCAACTTCTAGAAAGCCAAGAGGCGATGAAAAAAATGGTAAAGATTACTATTTTATCTCTTTAAAAGAATTTAAAAACCATATTAAAAACGATGATTTTTTAGAATGGGAAGAAGTTTACCGAGATAACTTTTACGGAACTTTAAAGACAGAAGTTGAGCGAATTTGGGCTCAAAAAAAGCATGTTATTTTTGATATTGATGTCGTTGGCGGTTTAAGAATCAAAAAGAAATTCCCGAATGAAACCTTATCTGTTTTTGTAAAACCACCTAGTGTAGACGAATTAAAAATCCGACTTAAAAAACGAAAAACAGAAAGCGACGAAAAAATAAATATGAGAATTGCGAAAGCTTCTATAGAATTAGCAACCGCTCCACAATTCGATAAAATCATAAAAAATTACGATTTAGATGTTGCTTTAAAAGAAGCGGAAGTTTTAGTGAGTAATTTTTTGGGATTAAAAGAGAATAAAGAGTAG
- a CDS encoding ferritin, giving the protein MKTAIRRQMTIHPEVMDVLNEQIALEMHASASYLAMASWCDQRELLNSKAFFYKQAEEERGHAMKIFEFVNDAGGASLSPAVTEVNNEFGGLREIYEKSLDQEIQVTQSIYKCFKKARSVDDFASEVFLQWFVTEQVEEEDAVRSILDVFDLMGDMPLKMIDERLPTE; this is encoded by the coding sequence ATGAAAACAGCAATAAGAAGACAAATGACGATTCATCCGGAGGTAATGGATGTTTTAAACGAACAAATAGCATTAGAAATGCATGCATCTGCTTCCTATTTGGCAATGGCATCTTGGTGCGATCAGCGTGAACTTTTAAATAGTAAAGCTTTTTTTTATAAGCAAGCAGAAGAAGAAAGAGGTCATGCAATGAAAATTTTTGAATTTGTAAATGACGCGGGTGGCGCATCTTTGTCTCCTGCAGTTACAGAGGTAAATAATGAATTTGGAGGGTTAAGAGAAATCTATGAGAAATCTTTAGATCAAGAAATTCAAGTTACGCAATCTATTTATAAATGCTTTAAAAAAGCAAGAAGTGTAGATGATTTTGCTTCCGAAGTTTTTTTACAATGGTTTGTAACTGAGCAAGTAGAAGAAGAAGATGCCGTAAGAAGTATTCTAGACGTTTTTGATTTAATGGGAGATATGCCATTAAAAATGATTGATGAACGTTTGCCAACGGAATAA
- a CDS encoding DUF6427 family protein: MLANFLNKSKPINFITLLIVFFVDFVPTLYFAFFTDGFTGDKLLKSILLLFLFLFIFFLYNFIIAKNKLTFDNSYAYFLFTLLIIPILPNLIDYKILILASIYLLFIRKIYSLRSEKNVLEKLFDSGFWLGILCIQEPFFILFILLIFVAALLHKKINIHTLLVPIIGLITPLFIYFTYFFWVDKTEEFINLFKLHLNFDVQVYAQTKYFWLTTILLLFTTLAAFLKSTKVLSINNTFRKSWILLIVNFMILIFFLLFLPEKNGSELIFIWFPASIILTNGIELIKKKALKNGVLYFFLISSILFSLLR, from the coding sequence ATGCTAGCCAATTTTTTAAACAAATCTAAACCGATTAACTTCATTACTTTGTTAATTGTTTTTTTTGTTGATTTTGTACCTACTCTGTATTTCGCGTTTTTTACGGATGGTTTTACAGGAGATAAACTTCTAAAAAGCATCCTCTTACTTTTCCTTTTTTTATTTATTTTCTTTCTTTATAATTTTATTATCGCCAAAAATAAATTGACGTTCGACAATTCTTACGCCTATTTTTTATTTACGCTACTTATCATACCGATTTTACCCAATTTAATAGATTATAAAATCTTAATACTTGCTAGTATTTATCTACTATTTATCCGCAAAATTTATAGTTTACGTTCAGAAAAAAATGTTTTAGAAAAACTTTTTGATAGTGGTTTTTGGCTAGGAATTTTATGTATACAAGAACCTTTTTTCATCCTATTTATTTTGTTAATTTTTGTTGCCGCCTTATTACATAAAAAAATAAATATCCATACACTTTTAGTACCTATTATTGGATTGATTACCCCATTATTTATTTATTTCACCTACTTTTTTTGGGTTGATAAAACGGAAGAATTTATCAATCTTTTTAAACTTCACCTTAATTTTGACGTTCAAGTTTATGCACAAACAAAATATTTTTGGCTAACAACGATCCTATTGCTCTTCACAACTTTAGCAGCATTTTTAAAATCTACAAAGGTTCTATCTATTAATAATACCTTTAGAAAAAGTTGGATTTTACTCATTGTTAATTTTATGATTCTTATTTTTTTCTTGCTTTTTTTACCTGAAAAAAATGGATCAGAACTTATTTTTATTTGGTTTCCGGCTTCTATCATTTTAACCAATGGCATTGAACTTATTAAGAAAAAAGCACTCAAGAACGGTGTACTTTATTTCTTTTTAATAAGCAGTATACTTTTCTCTTTATTGCGATAA
- a CDS encoding YicC/YloC family endoribonuclease — translation MIQSMTGYGKSVLQLPTKKVTIEIKSLNSKNLDLNVRIPSYYKEKELNVRKKLAKTLVRGKVDFSIFVEMTADETATTINHGVVKQYMQQLRNVTQTGNSDDVELLKMAVLMPDALKTERAELDENEWALINQSVDAALEEIVQYRIDEAASLELDFKERIANIQTYLEQVKALDIDRIENVKTRLKKAIDDLKVDTDENRFEQELIYYLEKLDINEEKVRLENHLDYFLQTLKTRDSNGKKLGFIVQEMGREINTTGSKANFAPMQKAVIQMKNELEQIKEQILNVL, via the coding sequence ATGATTCAATCGATGACTGGTTACGGAAAATCTGTATTGCAATTGCCAACAAAAAAAGTAACCATAGAAATAAAATCTTTAAACAGTAAAAATTTAGATTTAAACGTCAGAATTCCTTCTTACTACAAGGAAAAGGAGTTAAACGTTCGAAAAAAATTAGCAAAAACCTTGGTAAGAGGCAAAGTAGATTTTTCAATTTTTGTTGAAATGACTGCAGATGAAACAGCTACAACAATAAATCACGGTGTTGTAAAACAATACATGCAGCAATTAAGAAACGTTACGCAAACGGGTAATTCTGATGATGTGGAGCTTTTAAAAATGGCAGTTTTAATGCCAGACGCTTTAAAAACAGAACGTGCCGAATTAGATGAAAATGAATGGGCGCTTATAAATCAAAGTGTCGATGCTGCCTTAGAAGAAATTGTACAATACAGAATAGATGAAGCAGCTTCTTTAGAACTGGATTTTAAAGAAAGAATTGCGAATATCCAAACCTATTTAGAACAAGTAAAAGCCTTAGATATTGATAGAATTGAAAACGTAAAAACACGTTTAAAAAAGGCTATTGATGATTTAAAAGTAGATACAGACGAAAACAGATTTGAGCAGGAACTTATTTATTATCTGGAGAAATTAGATATTAATGAAGAAAAAGTTCGTTTAGAAAATCATTTAGATTATTTCTTACAAACACTAAAAACGCGAGATTCTAATGGAAAAAAACTTGGTTTTATTGTGCAAGAAATGGGAAGAGAAATCAATACAACAGGCTCTAAAGCTAATTTTGCACCAATGCAAAAAGCGGTTATTCAAATGAAAAACGAGTTAGAGCAAATTAAAGAACAGATTTTAAATGTACTTTAA